In one window of Bemisia tabaci chromosome 4, PGI_BMITA_v3 DNA:
- the LOC140224453 gene encoding maternal protein exuperantia-like: protein MDRDNVVMSRDFAPVFFDLERTGHRAGDEIIRIGAINKDNIFCRYILPKNDIPAVASVLTGLRKVDGKLHLRGEVKETTTLKEALQDFLKYLRQFNKPVIMIGHNCLHLDCRFLLNSLRQYRLLGQFTRIVQGFTDSVPLLKKYLPGRPSFNLKHLAVDILSQNSNLETQETHTDATTLIHIFRKYKVTSSQIFKFSSSVKDVLKREDRRKIAKKDLLCADSSRFKSAYYRLCAEKKTEQGETSRV, encoded by the exons ATGGATCGCGATAACGTGGTAATGAGTCGCGATTTTGCACCCGTATTTTTCGACTTGGAAAGAACGGGTCACCGCGCCGGGGATGAGATAATACGGATTGGAGCTATCAATAAGGACAACATATTTTGCAG ATACATACTTCCCAAGAATGACATCCCAGCGGTAGCTTCAGTATTGACAGGACTCAGGAAGGTGGACGGAAAGCTCCACCTTCGTGGTGAGGTCAAAGAAACTACAACACTGAAGGAGGCACTCCAGGATTTTCTGAAGTATCTGCGACAATTCAACAAACCCGTCATCATGATCGGTCATAACTGCCTCCATTTAGATTGCCGTTTTCTTCTCAATAGCTTGAGACAGTACAGACTTTTGGGTCAATTTACTAGGATTGTTCAGGGCTTCACCGACTCAGTACCGCTATTGAAAAAGTATCTGCCCGGTAGACCCTCGTTCAATCTAAAGCATCTCGCCGTCGATATTCTGAGTCAAAACTCGAATTTGGAGACTCAAGAGACTCATACTGATGCTACCACTCTCATccacatttttcgaaaatacaaAGTAACAAGCTCtcaaatcttcaaattttccagctCTGTTAAAGATGTG CTAAAAAGAGAGGATCGTCGTAAAATTGCAAAGAAAGATCTCCTATGTGCTGACTCGTCCAGGTTTAAATCTGCTTATTACAGGCTCTGTGCCGAAAAAAAGACGGAGCAGGGCGAAACATCGAGAGTCTGA